The Rhodocytophaga rosea genome has a segment encoding these proteins:
- the rsmG gene encoding 16S rRNA (guanine(527)-N(7))-methyltransferase RsmG, with translation MELIRKYFPQLTARQYEQFAQLEPLYQEWNSKINLISRKDIDQLYEKHVLHSLGIAKVVQFKPETTLLDVGTGGGFPGIPLAILFPECHFHLVDSIGKKIRVVQEVAQALQLTNVKAEQVRAETIQDDTYDFVISRAVTELKEFYGWVRNKINKPYQNSLRNGILYLKGGDLTEELKEVKFKYKIYNISDYFEEPFFETKKIVYVPF, from the coding sequence TTGGAACTCATCCGAAAATATTTTCCGCAACTTACAGCCCGCCAGTATGAGCAGTTTGCTCAACTCGAACCCTTATACCAGGAATGGAATAGTAAAATCAATCTCATTTCCAGGAAAGACATTGACCAGTTGTATGAAAAACATGTGTTGCATTCGCTGGGAATAGCCAAAGTAGTACAGTTCAAACCCGAAACAACACTATTGGACGTAGGCACAGGAGGCGGTTTTCCTGGTATTCCGCTAGCGATTTTATTTCCAGAATGTCATTTTCATCTGGTAGACTCCATTGGTAAGAAAATCAGAGTAGTGCAGGAAGTAGCGCAAGCCTTACAGCTCACCAATGTAAAAGCAGAACAGGTACGTGCCGAAACTATTCAGGACGATACCTATGATTTTGTAATAAGCCGGGCAGTAACGGAATTAAAGGAATTTTATGGATGGGTCCGTAATAAAATCAATAAGCCGTATCAGAACAGCCTGAGAAATGGCATACTCTACCTCAAGGGTGGTGATCTGACGGAAGAATTAAAAGAAGTAAAATTCAAATACAAAATTTACAATATCTCCGATTATTTTGAAGAGCCTTTCTTCGAAACTAAAAAAATTGTGTATGTGCCTTTTTGA
- a CDS encoding RNA polymerase sigma factor, whose product MELDKQFSDKALQDFKLIDLAKEQGDQKAYAELMKRYKKPLYHTILKMVRNVDDAEDLTIEAFAKAFKSLHKFKKDYTFSTWLFRIATNNCIDFIRKKKLETTSISSSFRDDNGDDVGMDIKDINLNPQEEAIKSQKVEIMQVIITKLPPKYQTLVNLRYFRELSYEEIAEELNAPLGTVKAQLHRARELLYDLVKDKKDFI is encoded by the coding sequence ATGGAATTAGATAAGCAATTTTCAGACAAAGCACTTCAGGATTTTAAACTGATTGATCTGGCTAAAGAACAAGGCGATCAGAAGGCTTATGCTGAATTAATGAAGCGTTACAAAAAACCTTTATATCATACCATACTCAAAATGGTCAGAAATGTGGATGATGCCGAAGATCTGACCATCGAAGCGTTTGCCAAAGCATTCAAAAGTCTGCATAAATTCAAAAAAGATTATACCTTCAGTACCTGGCTTTTCCGCATTGCTACTAATAATTGTATAGATTTTATCCGGAAGAAAAAACTGGAAACTACCAGCATCAGTTCTTCTTTCCGTGACGATAATGGCGATGATGTAGGCATGGATATTAAAGACATAAATCTTAATCCACAGGAAGAAGCCATTAAAAGCCAGAAAGTGGAAATTATGCAGGTGATCATCACCAAACTCCCCCCCAAATACCAGACGCTGGTAAACCTGCGCTATTTCCGGGAACTATCCTATGAAGAAATTGCCGAAGAACTGAATGCGCCCTTGGGCACTGTAAAAGCTCAGCTCCATCGTGCCCGTGAGTTGCTGTATGACCTGGTGAAAGACAAAAAAGATTTTATATAA
- a CDS encoding glycosyltransferase, which yields MCIFSKFAFYKETPPPASSAVQGVSVIVCAWNELQNLQKLIPILLSQKHPEFELVIVDDRSNDDCYDYLLFESFKYSNMKLVRINQTPDHITPKKYALSLGIKAATYEIILLTDADCIPQSEDWISQMQQKFTSDKQIILGYSPYTYHDGFLNFMIRYETFYTAAQYFSFTLAGMPYMGVGRNLAYTKTLFNSNKGFHSHLNVLGGDDDLFINEVATSKNVAICIDKQAHVVSKPKFTFKAWYRQKRRHLSVGKHYRFRNKLMLGLMSVSQVLFWFSFITLLFFQNMVLFALAGLILRTCAQIWVLQPIAKKLDTSIKWFFIPIFDILYTVYYIVIGSSVSISKQVRWN from the coding sequence TTGTGTATTTTTTCAAAATTTGCTTTCTATAAAGAAACGCCACCACCGGCTTCTTCAGCTGTACAAGGCGTATCGGTGATTGTATGTGCCTGGAACGAACTGCAAAACCTGCAGAAACTAATTCCTATTTTACTCAGCCAGAAACATCCGGAGTTTGAGCTTGTGATTGTAGACGACCGCTCCAATGATGATTGTTATGATTACCTGCTGTTTGAGTCATTCAAATATTCAAATATGAAGCTGGTCCGTATCAATCAAACGCCCGATCATATTACGCCAAAAAAATATGCGCTATCACTGGGAATTAAAGCCGCAACCTATGAAATTATCCTGCTGACCGATGCGGATTGTATACCGCAAAGCGAAGACTGGATCAGCCAGATGCAGCAAAAGTTTACTAGTGACAAGCAAATCATTCTGGGATATTCGCCGTATACATATCATGATGGCTTTTTGAATTTTATGATCAGATATGAAACCTTTTACACCGCTGCGCAGTATTTTTCTTTTACATTAGCAGGCATGCCATACATGGGTGTTGGCAGAAACCTGGCATATACAAAAACATTATTTAACAGTAATAAAGGTTTTCATTCCCACCTGAATGTATTAGGCGGAGACGATGACTTGTTCATTAACGAAGTGGCAACCAGTAAGAATGTGGCGATCTGTATTGATAAGCAGGCGCACGTAGTTTCTAAACCAAAATTTACATTTAAAGCCTGGTACAGGCAGAAAAGAAGACATTTATCTGTGGGCAAACATTATAGATTCAGAAATAAACTGATGCTGGGACTCATGTCTGTTTCACAGGTTTTATTCTGGTTTTCTTTTATTACACTCCTTTTCTTTCAAAATATGGTATTATTTGCGCTGGCAGGGCTCATTCTCAGAACTTGTGCGCAGATTTGGGTGTTACAGCCTATAGCAAAAAAGCTTGATACTTCCATTAAGTGGTTTTTTATACCTATTTTTGATATTCTATATACTGTATATTACATCGTAATTGGGTCCTCGGTTTCTATTTCAAAACAAGTAAGATGGAATTAG